From Stenotrophomonas sp. SAU14A_NAIMI4_8:
GAAGTTCACAATCGGCTTGCCCTTCTCGCCCACCGAGGCCAGCGCGATGCCGAACAGCACGGCCACGAACAGCACCTGCAGGATGTTGCCATCGACGAAGGCGCTGATCAGCGTCTTCGGAATGATGTCCATCAGGAAGCCGACCAGGGTCAGGTCATGCGACTTCTCCACATAGCTGTGCACCGCGGTCTGGTCCAGCTCGGCCGGGTTGATGTTCATGCCCGCGCCGGGCTGCACCACGTGCGCCACGATCATGCCCACGATCAGGGCCAGGGTGGAGAAGAACAGGAAATACGCCATCGCCTTGGCGAACACGCGGCCCACCGTGCGCAGGTGGGTCATGCCGGCGATGCCGGTGACGATGGTCAGGAAGATGACCGGGGCGATGATCATCTTCACCAGGTTGATGAAAGCATCGCCCAGCGGCTTCATTTTCTCGCCGATCAGCGGCTCGTAATGGCCCAGGACGGCGCCCAGGACGATCGCCACGATCACCTGGAAGTACAGCTGGCGGTAGAGCGGCAACGGCTTGCTGGGCACCGGTGCGGTGGTCGGGATGTGCATGGCGGACTCCGGAAGGGGCGGTTCTGGCGCATACGGTTCCCGCCGTGGCGGGACCGTCTCCGTGGATCTGGGCGCGGCCCGGCGGTGAGCGCCGGCGCGACCAATGGACGCCTTTGTACGCGCCGGGCACGCCGGCGCAGATAACCTATTGGTACTAGCCCCCCGGTTCAGGTGGCTGCGGTGCCTACACTGGCGCCGTACCGACGCCCCCGGGGACGCCGGTGGCCCGAGCTGAACGGCCGGGCACGTTCCCGCGCAAGTTCCGGCCATCGCGGCCGTTGTTGTCCTGTCCACACGCAATCTGAGAGAGCCGCACCACCCATGCGCCCGATTCCCACCTTGCTGGCCCTGTCGCTGGCCGCACTGCCCGCCTTCGCCTCCGCCGCCGATTTCGACAACTGGCCGACCAAGTACACCTTCGGCGACGGCACCGAACTGGCCGCCACGGCCAACATCGCCTACGACTACAACGACTTTTCCTCGGCCAGCGGCATCGAGGATGACGATGCGGTGCGCCGCAAGGAGTTCGGCGCGACCCTGAAGAAGAAGGGCGTGTACGACGCGATGGTCTACTACGACTTCCAGGCCGACACCTGGCTGGACGTGTTCGTGCGCTTTGAAAGCAAGGCGTTCTTCGGCCGCGACGTGGGTCGTTTCCGCTTCGGCTACATGAAGACCCCGGTCGGCCTGGATGCCAACACCTCCTCGCGCGCCGGCAGCTTCCTGGAAACCGCGTTGCCGGTGCAGGCGTTCTACGCCGGCCGCCGCACCGGTGTGGAATGGGTGCTGGAGCGCCCGCAGTACCTGCTGCAGGCTGGCGCCTACGGCGGCAAGGACCTGCAGGGTGACAACCCGGGCACCACCCAGGCCGTGCGCGCCGTGTGGACCCCGGTGAAGGCACCGGGCGACGTGGTCCACCTGGGCCTGGCCTATTCGCAGGAAAACCCGCGCGGCTACCACGATGGCCGCGATGTGCACCACGAAGCCAGCGCGCGCCTGCGTGCCCGCCCGGAAGCCGGCCTGACCGATATCCGCCTGGTCGATTCGGGTGCGCTGGTCACTGCCGACCAGATCCGCCGCACCGGTCTGGAAGGCATCTGGATCCGTGGCCCGTTCTCGCTGCAGGCCGAAGCCCTGCAAGCCACGGTGACCCGCAAGGGCCTGCCCGACTACACCGGCAATGGCCAGTACGCGATGGCCAGCTGGGTGCTGACCGGCGAATCG
This genomic window contains:
- a CDS encoding porin: MRPIPTLLALSLAALPAFASAADFDNWPTKYTFGDGTELAATANIAYDYNDFSSASGIEDDDAVRRKEFGATLKKKGVYDAMVYYDFQADTWLDVFVRFESKAFFGRDVGRFRFGYMKTPVGLDANTSSRAGSFLETALPVQAFYAGRRTGVEWVLERPQYLLQAGAYGGKDLQGDNPGTTQAVRAVWTPVKAPGDVVHLGLAYSQENPRGYHDGRDVHHEASARLRARPEAGLTDIRLVDSGALVTADQIRRTGLEGIWIRGPFSLQAEALQATVTRKGLPDYTGNGQYAMASWVLTGESRPYNAGAVANIKPAHDYGAVELLARYSRLDLDDGSILGGRQHDLTIGANWYLTSHFKFQANYVKVDASRRGVHSTPEIFELRAQMHF